In bacterium 336/3, the following proteins share a genomic window:
- a CDS encoding intradiol ring-cleavage dioxygenase, with the protein MNSSKFLCLFLLCFWSCQGQKHQTSFSNSEPPKKETPKIVGGGCDGCELMYVGMPKYINAIDTSMGWHASNAQKLLIRGKVFQLDGTTPAPNVVLYYWHTDVNGYYSNWNGTTKRHGNLRGWIKTDEQGNYTIYTNRPTAYPDKSEPQHIHISIKEPDIQQEYYIDDLVFDDDPILYKKNKAGKKPENRGGSGVLRVLISKDVQIAEHNIILGLHIPNYPKKVEQKVSSGLSIGEDSPSFIPFHAWGADKATRTCPVCKYDRYQGILLFVGESPDWLDIKKWLTFLEKESEKRAKELKVYFVYGNSKNYHAQNRRKELENLGLELSLRHIALTFVPSLQDAESEVNLNKINPDVKNTFIIYHHRKIIQKFINFEATQKNFQSLSDFLDKNKSPYNHLLGVNY; encoded by the coding sequence ATGAACTCTTCTAAGTTTTTGTGTTTATTTTTGTTATGTTTTTGGAGCTGTCAAGGTCAAAAACATCAGACTTCTTTTTCAAATTCCGAACCACCCAAGAAAGAAACTCCCAAAATTGTGGGTGGTGGCTGTGATGGTTGTGAACTGATGTATGTAGGTATGCCTAAATATATCAATGCCATAGACACCAGTATGGGTTGGCATGCTTCAAATGCTCAAAAATTGCTTATTAGAGGAAAAGTATTTCAACTGGATGGCACAACTCCTGCCCCTAATGTGGTTCTATATTATTGGCATACAGATGTTAATGGGTATTATTCTAATTGGAATGGTACAACCAAAAGGCATGGGAATCTAAGAGGCTGGATAAAAACAGATGAGCAAGGTAATTATACCATTTATACCAACCGACCAACTGCATACCCTGATAAGTCAGAGCCACAACATATTCACATTTCTATCAAAGAGCCTGATATACAGCAAGAATATTACATTGACGATTTGGTATTTGATGATGACCCTATTTTATATAAGAAAAACAAAGCAGGCAAAAAGCCTGAAAATAGAGGAGGAAGTGGTGTACTTCGAGTGCTTATTTCTAAAGATGTTCAAATTGCTGAACACAATATTATTTTGGGGCTTCATATTCCAAATTATCCAAAAAAAGTTGAGCAGAAAGTTAGTTCAGGTCTTTCTATAGGCGAAGATAGCCCTTCTTTTATTCCATTTCATGCATGGGGAGCCGATAAAGCCACAAGAACTTGTCCTGTATGCAAATATGATCGTTATCAGGGTATTCTTCTATTTGTAGGTGAAAGCCCTGATTGGCTGGATATAAAAAAATGGCTCACATTTTTAGAAAAAGAAAGTGAAAAAAGAGCTAAGGAATTAAAAGTATATTTTGTCTATGGAAATAGTAAAAATTATCATGCTCAAAATCGTAGAAAAGAGCTTGAAAATTTGGGTTTGGAGTTAAGTTTAAGACATATAGCTCTTACTTTTGTGCCTTCTCTGCAAGACGCAGAAAGCGAAGTAAATCTGAATAAAATCAATCCTGATGTAAAAAATACTTTTATCATATATCACCACCGAAAAATTATTCAAAAGTTCATTAATTTTGAAGCTACTCAAAAAAACTTTCAGAGCCTATCTGACTTTTTAGATAAAAATAAAAGTCCTTACAATCATCTTTTAGGAGTAAATTATTGA
- a CDS encoding peptidase S9 produces the protein MQKKSYLWSLWLILCLVGQVKAQKKNVTIEDVWQTYSFYPSAADGFNYMQNSQFYTISEGNKIYKYETKTNKNVGLIAEVPIKFDSYELNATEDKILLLNSREAIYRRSFKAEYYIYDIKTKNNIKVSNNGKQSYVTLSPDGSKVAFARDNNLFMVDLKTMNETAITTNGKSNSIINGSTDWVYEEEFGFAQAFFWSPDSKKIAFYTSDESAVKEYNMQVWKGLYPQDYKFKYPKAGEKNSVVNLSVYNLDSKQTQPINLGSETDMYIARVKWTQNADVLSIRKLNRLQNKLELIHANVVKNTTETVYTEENKAYVDVEFNEDLHYLANGKEMILASEKDGFKHFYLYDLKGKLIRQITKGSWEASKLIGLDEKKRTLYFTSTKESPLERYLYSISLDKGAEKQILNAKGYHEITMSQDCQFFMDEYSTANTPAVFSLYEISGKKIKDLETNEKLKNTLAGYQISQKEFFPVPVPNATLNAWMIKPHNFDSKKAYPTLMFVYGGPGSQEVENKWDYFDYFWYQHLASKGYLVVCVDNRGTGGRGEAFRKATYGQLGKLEVQDQIEAAKYLAKQSYVDKSRIAIWGWSYGGYMSSNCILQGADVFKAAVAVAPVTNWRFYDTIYTERYLGLPQNNASGYDDNSPITHVKNLKGKYLLIHGTGDDNVHFQNAVEMQNALIRAGKQFETFYYPNKNHGIAGGNTRLHLYNMITNFLDKNL, from the coding sequence ATGCAGAAAAAAAGCTATTTATGGAGCCTATGGCTGATACTTTGTCTTGTAGGGCAAGTAAAAGCTCAAAAGAAAAATGTAACGATTGAAGATGTTTGGCAAACTTACTCATTTTATCCGAGTGCTGCCGATGGCTTCAATTATATGCAAAATAGCCAATTCTATACCATTTCAGAAGGCAATAAAATTTATAAATATGAAACTAAAACCAATAAAAATGTTGGTTTGATTGCTGAAGTACCAATAAAGTTCGATTCGTACGAATTAAATGCTACTGAGGATAAAATCTTATTGTTAAATTCTCGTGAAGCCATTTACAGGCGTTCTTTTAAGGCTGAGTATTATATTTATGATATCAAAACTAAAAACAACATCAAGGTTTCTAATAATGGAAAACAATCTTATGTTACACTTTCACCTGATGGCTCAAAAGTAGCTTTTGCAAGAGATAACAACTTGTTTATGGTAGATTTGAAAACCATGAATGAAACAGCAATTACTACTAATGGCAAATCCAATTCGATTATCAACGGTTCTACAGACTGGGTTTATGAAGAAGAGTTTGGATTCGCTCAGGCATTTTTCTGGTCGCCTGATAGTAAAAAAATAGCTTTCTATACATCTGATGAAAGTGCTGTGAAAGAGTATAATATGCAGGTTTGGAAAGGCTTATATCCTCAAGATTATAAATTCAAATATCCCAAAGCTGGTGAGAAAAATTCAGTAGTAAATCTTTCAGTATATAATCTGGATAGCAAACAAACTCAACCTATCAATTTGGGTTCAGAAACAGATATGTACATTGCTCGTGTGAAATGGACTCAAAATGCTGATGTACTTTCTATCAGAAAATTAAATCGCCTTCAAAATAAATTAGAATTAATCCATGCTAATGTAGTTAAAAACACAACAGAAACTGTTTATACTGAAGAGAATAAAGCTTACGTAGATGTAGAGTTTAATGAGGATTTACATTATTTGGCAAATGGAAAAGAAATGATTTTGGCTTCTGAAAAAGATGGGTTCAAGCATTTTTATTTATATGATTTGAAAGGAAAACTTATCAGACAAATTACGAAAGGAAGCTGGGAGGCAAGCAAACTAATAGGTTTAGACGAGAAAAAAAGAACTTTGTATTTTACTTCAACCAAAGAATCACCATTAGAAAGATATTTATATTCTATTTCTTTGGACAAAGGTGCTGAAAAACAGATTTTGAATGCAAAAGGCTATCATGAAATAACCATGAGCCAAGATTGCCAATTTTTTATGGATGAGTACAGTACAGCCAATACACCTGCTGTGTTTAGTTTATATGAAATTTCAGGTAAAAAAATCAAGGATTTAGAAACCAATGAGAAGCTAAAAAACACACTAGCAGGCTATCAAATTTCACAAAAAGAATTTTTTCCAGTTCCAGTACCTAATGCAACACTCAATGCATGGATGATAAAACCTCATAACTTTGACTCTAAAAAAGCATATCCAACACTCATGTTTGTATATGGAGGTCCTGGTTCTCAAGAAGTTGAAAATAAATGGGATTATTTTGATTATTTCTGGTATCAACATTTGGCTTCAAAAGGTTATTTGGTGGTTTGTGTGGATAACAGAGGAACAGGAGGAAGAGGAGAGGCTTTCCGTAAGGCTACTTATGGGCAATTGGGTAAATTGGAGGTTCAAGACCAAATAGAAGCAGCTAAATATTTAGCCAAACAAAGCTATGTGGATAAAAGCAGAATAGCGATTTGGGGCTGGAGTTATGGAGGTTATATGTCATCCAATTGTATTTTGCAGGGTGCAGATGTATTCAAGGCTGCTGTAGCAGTGGCTCCTGTCACCAACTGGCGTTTTTATGATACTATTTATACAGAAAGATATTTGGGTTTACCACAAAATAATGCAAGTGGCTACGATGATAACTCACCCATTACACATGTGAAAAATCTAAAAGGCAAATATCTTTTAATTCATGGAACTGGTGATGATAATGTGCATTTTCAGAATGCAGTAGAAATGCAAAATGCTTTGATAAGAGCTGGTAAACAATTTGAAACTTTTTATTACCCCAACAAAAATCATGGAATTGCAGGTGGAAATACACGCCTACACTTATATAACATGATTACCAATTTCTTAGATAAAAACCTATAA
- a CDS encoding UDP-galactose-4-epimerase has translation MQVLVTGGLGFIGSHTVVALVEAGYEPIILDNLSNSELFILDRVQEITKKTIKFYKIDCLDYPNLEKVFQENNIQGVIHFAAYKAVGESVSEPLRYYENNLLSLIHLLKIMPKYQVENFVFSSSCTVYGQTEMLPVNEQAPILPAFSPYGYTKQVCEQIIKDTVFAQKTLKAIALRYFNPIGSHSSGLIGELPKGIPNNLIPYITQTAIGLRKQLQVFGNDYPTSDGTCIRDFIHVCDLAEAHVKALEYLQKQQNGLIDFINVGTGNGVSVMEIIKTFEEVSGVTLNYTIAPRREGDITEIYADATKSKQMLHWEAKRPLRQALLDAWNWQKKLNSE, from the coding sequence ATGCAAGTATTAGTAACAGGTGGTTTGGGTTTTATTGGTTCTCATACAGTTGTTGCACTGGTAGAAGCTGGTTATGAGCCTATTATATTAGATAATTTGAGTAATTCCGAACTTTTTATTTTAGATAGAGTTCAAGAAATTACCAAAAAAACAATCAAGTTTTACAAAATTGATTGTTTAGATTATCCAAATCTCGAAAAAGTTTTTCAAGAAAATAATATTCAAGGTGTTATTCATTTTGCTGCTTATAAAGCTGTTGGTGAGTCTGTTTCTGAGCCTTTGAGGTATTACGAAAACAATTTGCTTTCGTTGATTCATTTGCTCAAAATCATGCCCAAGTATCAAGTAGAAAACTTTGTATTTTCTTCTTCGTGTACGGTGTATGGACAAACAGAAATGCTTCCTGTCAATGAGCAAGCCCCTATTTTACCTGCTTTTTCTCCTTATGGCTATACAAAGCAAGTTTGCGAACAAATTATAAAAGATACAGTTTTTGCTCAAAAAACACTCAAAGCCATTGCATTGCGATATTTCAATCCGATTGGCTCACATTCTTCTGGCTTAATAGGTGAACTACCTAAAGGTATTCCTAACAATCTTATTCCTTATATTACACAAACAGCCATTGGTTTACGTAAACAGCTCCAAGTTTTTGGCAACGATTATCCCACGTCAGATGGCACTTGCATCAGGGATTTTATCCATGTTTGCGATTTGGCAGAAGCTCATGTAAAAGCCTTAGAATATCTCCAGAAACAACAAAATGGTCTGATAGATTTTATAAATGTAGGAACTGGAAATGGTGTTTCTGTGATGGAGATTATAAAAACATTTGAAGAAGTTTCTGGTGTAACGCTCAATTATACCATTGCACCACGCAGAGAAGGCGATATTACTGAAATTTATGCAGATGCCACCAAATCAAAGCAGATGCTTCATTGGGAAGCTAAAAGACCTCTTCGTCAAGCTCTTTTAGATGCTTGGAACTGGCAAAAGAAGTTGAATTCTGAATAG
- a CDS encoding pseudouridine synthase, whose amino-acid sequence MRYFIEIAYKGTHYAGWQIQENALSVQEKVEYALRTILREPVSITGSGRTDTGVHASQQFAHFDTEKPLSSQMLRAWNALLPKDISILGIYEVPENAHTRFDAFKRTYQYKIVTKKNPYLENLALLVSRTLDVELMEQAAQKLLLYEDFESFSKVRANVKTFKCKIHEAFWFETIEPFSNQKMLVFQISANRFLWGMVRAIVGTLLDVGKGKMSISDFEQIIKARDRSKASAAASPDGLYLCKVEYPYKLIEL is encoded by the coding sequence ATGCGTTACTTTATTGAAATAGCCTACAAAGGCACTCACTATGCAGGCTGGCAGATTCAGGAGAATGCTTTGAGTGTACAAGAAAAAGTGGAATATGCTCTTAGGACAATTTTGCGGGAGCCTGTTAGTATTACAGGAAGTGGCAGAACGGATACAGGCGTACACGCAAGCCAACAATTTGCTCATTTTGATACAGAAAAGCCTCTAAGCTCACAAATGCTAAGGGCTTGGAATGCCTTATTGCCCAAAGACATTAGCATTTTGGGGATTTATGAAGTTCCAGAAAATGCTCATACTCGTTTTGATGCTTTCAAAAGAACCTATCAGTATAAAATTGTTACAAAGAAAAACCCTTATCTTGAGAATTTAGCTCTTTTGGTTTCTCGTACTTTGGATGTGGAATTGATGGAACAAGCAGCCCAAAAGCTATTACTTTACGAAGATTTTGAGTCATTTAGCAAGGTAAGAGCCAATGTAAAAACATTCAAATGTAAAATACATGAAGCCTTTTGGTTTGAAACAATTGAGCCTTTTAGCAACCAAAAAATGCTTGTTTTTCAGATTTCTGCCAATCGTTTTTTGTGGGGAATGGTAAGGGCTATTGTAGGGACATTATTGGATGTAGGAAAAGGCAAGATGAGTATTTCAGATTTTGAGCAAATTATAAAAGCCAGAGACCGTAGCAAAGCCTCAGCAGCAGCCAGCCCTGATGGTTTGTATTTGTGTAAAGTAGAATATCCCTATAAGTTAATAGAATTGTAG
- a CDS encoding stationary phase survival protein SurE: MKKKPLILISNDDGITSKGIRTLTEIMAELGEVVVVAPDSPQSGMGHAITVNNMLRLDKSDVFEDIGVEAYECSGTPADCVKLAKHHVLKDRKPDLVVSGVNHGSNSSVSVLYSGTMSAAIEAAIEGLPAIGFSLCDYAHNADFSHIRHYIKKITIEAIEKGIPANVALNVNFPSIIHGDIQGIKICRQAKARWQENFEERKDPYGRVYYWLVGDFINEDSGIDTDVWALDNGFISIVPCRYDMTAYESFPAIAQWDI, encoded by the coding sequence ATGAAAAAGAAACCTTTAATACTTATTTCTAATGATGATGGCATTACCTCTAAAGGCATCAGAACGCTTACAGAGATTATGGCAGAATTGGGTGAGGTGGTAGTAGTTGCTCCAGATAGCCCTCAGTCAGGTATGGGACATGCTATTACAGTCAATAATATGTTGCGTTTGGATAAATCGGATGTGTTTGAAGATATTGGTGTAGAGGCTTATGAGTGTTCGGGTACACCAGCCGATTGCGTGAAATTAGCCAAACATCATGTTTTAAAAGATAGAAAACCCGATTTGGTAGTAAGCGGAGTAAATCATGGAAGTAATTCTTCTGTGAGTGTTTTGTATTCTGGAACAATGTCAGCGGCGATTGAGGCAGCTATTGAAGGCTTGCCTGCGATAGGCTTTTCATTATGTGATTATGCTCATAATGCAGATTTTTCGCATATCAGACATTACATTAAGAAAATTACTATAGAAGCCATTGAAAAAGGAATTCCTGCTAATGTAGCCTTGAATGTAAATTTCCCTTCAATTATACATGGTGATATTCAGGGTATTAAGATTTGCAGACAAGCAAAAGCTCGTTGGCAAGAAAATTTTGAAGAACGCAAAGACCCTTATGGTAGAGTGTATTATTGGCTGGTAGGTGATTTTATCAATGAAGATTCAGGCATAGATACAGATGTTTGGGCTTTGGATAATGGATTTATTTCTATTGTTCCTTGTAGATACGATATGACTGCTTACGAAAGTTTTCCAGCTATTGCTCAGTGGGATATTTAG
- a CDS encoding GTPase Era, producing the protein MHKAGFVNIIGKPNAGKSTLMNALMGEKLSIITSKAQTTRHRITGVLTGEDYQIVYSDTPGIIDPKYPLQKAMMNFVQQSLEDADILLWVIDATDPEAQDLVIEKIKRANTNLVIGLNKIDLVAQEKAQEIMSFWQKEFPNMSIVPISALNKFNTDVLLEKIKDALPEHPAYYDNDTLTDKSERFFASEIIREKIFLYYDQEIPYSTETVITSFKETETIIRIQAEIIVERDSQKGILIGKGGKSLKKVGVEARKDMEAFFGKQVHLEQFVKVEKDWRKQERQLSRFGYILS; encoded by the coding sequence ATGCATAAGGCTGGTTTTGTTAATATTATCGGAAAACCCAACGCAGGGAAATCTACCCTGATGAATGCTTTGATGGGTGAAAAACTTTCTATCATCACCTCCAAAGCACAAACTACACGCCACAGAATTACAGGCGTACTCACAGGCGAAGATTACCAAATTGTGTATTCTGATACCCCTGGCATCATAGATCCCAAATATCCACTCCAAAAAGCCATGATGAATTTTGTTCAACAGTCTTTAGAAGATGCTGATATTTTGCTGTGGGTGATTGATGCCACTGACCCAGAAGCTCAAGATTTAGTCATAGAAAAAATAAAACGAGCTAATACCAATTTGGTAATTGGTCTCAATAAAATAGATTTAGTAGCCCAAGAGAAAGCACAAGAAATTATGTCTTTTTGGCAAAAAGAGTTCCCGAATATGTCTATTGTACCTATTTCAGCTCTTAATAAGTTCAATACAGATGTTTTATTAGAAAAAATTAAAGATGCTTTGCCCGAACATCCTGCATATTATGATAACGATACTCTAACAGATAAATCAGAACGCTTTTTTGCTTCGGAGATTATCCGAGAGAAAATTTTCTTGTACTACGACCAAGAAATACCTTATAGTACAGAAACTGTAATAACTTCTTTCAAAGAAACTGAAACCATCATCAGAATTCAGGCTGAAATCATTGTGGAACGAGATAGCCAAAAAGGTATCTTGATTGGCAAAGGTGGCAAATCACTTAAAAAAGTAGGTGTGGAAGCCCGAAAAGATATGGAAGCATTTTTCGGCAAACAAGTTCATTTAGAACAATTTGTAAAAGTAGAAAAAGATTGGCGTAAACAAGAACGCCAGCTCTCAAGGTTTGGATATATTCTGAGTTAA
- a CDS encoding phosphoribosylglycinamide formyltransferase — MPRIALFASGSGSNAENIIRYFQNHASIEVACLLSNKKDAYALERAKNLQITTYTFNRVDFYESSAVLNILKKEKVDWVVLAGFLWLIPENLVEAYENKIINIHPALLPKYGGKGMYGEKVHEAVWQAQEKETGITIHYVNPHYDKGKIIFQAITTLNDQDTPETIAKKVHALEYEHFPKVIEKTVLGS, encoded by the coding sequence ATGCCTCGTATTGCCTTATTTGCTTCAGGAAGTGGTTCCAATGCCGAAAATATCATACGCTATTTTCAAAATCATGCATCCATTGAAGTAGCCTGTTTGCTCTCTAATAAAAAAGATGCTTATGCTCTTGAAAGAGCTAAAAATCTTCAGATTACAACTTATACTTTCAATAGAGTAGACTTTTATGAATCTTCCGCTGTTCTTAATATTTTGAAAAAAGAAAAAGTAGATTGGGTTGTTTTGGCTGGTTTTTTATGGCTCATTCCTGAAAATTTAGTAGAAGCTTATGAGAATAAAATTATCAACATTCATCCTGCCTTATTGCCCAAATATGGTGGAAAAGGTATGTATGGAGAAAAAGTACATGAAGCAGTCTGGCAGGCTCAAGAGAAAGAAACAGGCATTACTATTCATTATGTAAATCCTCATTACGACAAAGGAAAAATAATTTTTCAGGCTATTACAACTCTCAATGACCAAGATACCCCTGAAACCATTGCAAAAAAAGTACATGCTTTGGAGTATGAGCATTTCCCAAAAGTCATAGAAAAAACGGTTTTAGGTTCATGA
- a CDS encoding thioesterase, whose product MFQSDIQIRVRYAETDQMKYVYYGNYAIYFEVARVECLRNLGLEYKTLEDVHHVMMPVLEQYSKYIRPAMYDDMLTIKTSIAELPNTRIRFEYEIYNQSNTLIHKAHTVLAFVHTQTLKPVPCPDVFLNILKPFYS is encoded by the coding sequence ATGTTTCAATCAGATATACAAATAAGGGTTCGTTACGCAGAAACCGACCAAATGAAGTATGTTTACTATGGAAATTATGCTATTTATTTTGAAGTAGCTCGTGTAGAATGTTTACGAAATTTGGGTTTGGAATACAAAACGTTGGAAGATGTACATCATGTCATGATGCCTGTTTTGGAACAGTATTCTAAATATATTCGCCCTGCCATGTACGATGATATGCTTACTATCAAAACTTCTATTGCAGAATTGCCCAATACTCGTATTCGTTTTGAGTACGAAATTTACAATCAGAGTAATACGCTTATCCACAAAGCTCATACAGTTTTGGCATTTGTCCACACTCAAACCCTAAAACCTGTCCCTTGCCCTGATGTATTTTTAAACATTCTGAAGCCTTTTTATTCATAA